The Nitrospira sp. genome contains a region encoding:
- the hemB gene encoding porphobilinogen synthase: protein MAFPIQRLRRLRQHASLRRMVCETTLSPANFIYPLFVVEGQDRREEIASMPGQFRLSIDLLVKEAGDIHALGIPAIILFGIPAHKDERGSSGWDPDGIVQRAIRAVKHAVPGVMVITDVCIDEYTNHGHCGIVREGKILNDETLECLTAMARTHAEAGADMVAPSDMMDGRVAAIRRELDQSGFSETPIMAYAAKFSSCFYAPFRDAAFSSPQFGDRQSYQMDPANGREAMIEIDLDVEEGADIVMVKPALPYLDIIAAARARTLRPIAAYQVSGEYSMIKAAARAGWLDESRAMMESLLAIKRAGADLILSYFAKDAVRLLH, encoded by the coding sequence ATGGCGTTTCCTATTCAGCGACTTCGGCGGCTGAGACAACATGCATCGCTGCGGCGAATGGTGTGTGAGACGACACTTTCTCCCGCAAACTTCATCTATCCGCTGTTTGTGGTCGAAGGCCAGGATCGCCGCGAGGAAATCGCGTCGATGCCGGGTCAATTCCGGCTGTCGATCGATTTGCTGGTCAAAGAAGCCGGCGACATTCACGCCTTGGGGATTCCGGCGATTATTTTATTCGGTATTCCGGCGCACAAAGACGAGCGCGGCAGCTCGGGGTGGGACCCCGACGGGATCGTGCAGCGGGCGATCAGAGCGGTCAAGCATGCGGTGCCGGGGGTGATGGTCATTACCGATGTGTGCATTGACGAATATACGAACCATGGACACTGCGGGATCGTCAGGGAAGGGAAAATTCTCAACGACGAGACTCTCGAATGTCTCACCGCCATGGCCCGCACGCATGCCGAAGCCGGAGCCGACATGGTGGCGCCATCGGATATGATGGATGGTCGTGTTGCCGCCATCAGGCGCGAATTGGATCAGTCGGGATTCTCCGAAACGCCGATCATGGCCTATGCCGCCAAATTCTCCTCATGTTTTTATGCCCCGTTTCGTGACGCGGCCTTCTCCAGCCCTCAATTCGGAGACCGGCAATCGTATCAAATGGACCCGGCAAACGGGCGCGAGGCGATGATCGAGATCGATCTCGACGTCGAAGAGGGTGCCGATATCGTCATGGTCAAGCCGGCGTTGCCGTATCTGGACATCATCGCGGCCGCGCGCGCGCGTACGCTCCGTCCGATCGCCGCTTATCAAGTGAGCGGCGAGTACAGCATGATCAAAGCGGCCGCGAGGGCGGGTTGGCTCGACGAATCACGCGCGATGATGGAGTCGTTGCTGGCGATCAAGCGGGCGGGAGCTGACCTGATCCTGTCTTATTTCGCGAAGGACGCCGTCAGGCTGCTTCATTGA
- the ccsA gene encoding cytochrome c biogenesis protein CcsA: MAAVCFMITIVLYIVGTVSFLSYSLRRSEALSKVSLGVTAAGFGFHTIALIIRMAGVSSSSPPSFSDALSFFSWMIILVLLVVEFRHQIHVLGSFMVPLALVSLISAAALPETVPTLQPVLKTLWFHVTLSMLGTVGFTVAFVAGVMYLIQDRLLKSKRFNVLYSKLPALDFLDHLNQQSIVLGFPLLTLGIVTGAISADFARGSYVSWNPEQTWALVTWLFYFVVLLGRLTIGWRAKRAAYLTVIGFACVILTLVGVVLKGHGALS, encoded by the coding sequence ATGGCAGCCGTTTGCTTCATGATCACCATCGTCCTGTATATCGTGGGCACGGTGTCGTTTCTTTCGTATTCGCTGCGGCGCTCAGAAGCCTTGTCAAAGGTATCGTTGGGTGTGACGGCCGCCGGGTTCGGTTTCCATACGATCGCCCTCATCATTCGAATGGCCGGCGTCTCATCATCCTCGCCCCCCAGTTTTTCCGATGCCCTTTCGTTTTTCTCGTGGATGATCATTCTTGTCTTGCTGGTCGTCGAGTTTCGACATCAAATTCATGTGCTTGGGTCGTTCATGGTGCCCTTGGCCCTCGTCTCCTTGATCTCCGCCGCGGCTCTTCCTGAAACAGTGCCCACACTTCAGCCTGTACTCAAAACCTTATGGTTTCATGTCACGCTCAGCATGTTGGGCACGGTGGGCTTTACCGTCGCGTTTGTTGCGGGTGTGATGTACCTGATTCAGGATCGACTCCTCAAGTCGAAACGGTTCAATGTTCTTTACAGCAAGCTCCCTGCGCTCGATTTTCTCGATCACCTCAATCAACAGTCCATTGTATTGGGGTTTCCGTTGCTCACATTGGGCATCGTGACGGGAGCGATCTCAGCCGACTTTGCGCGAGGGTCCTATGTCAGTTGGAATCCTGAACAAACCTGGGCGCTCGTCACATGGCTCTTTTATTTTGTCGTGTTGCTGGGGCGGTTGACGATAGGGTGGAGAGCCAAACGCGCGGCCTATCTCACGGTCATCGGATTTGCCTGTGTGATTCTTACCTTGGTGGGTGTGGTGCTGAAGGGGCATGGTGCGTTGTCGTAA
- a CDS encoding glutamyl-tRNA reductase: MHLIVVGLSHKTAPVEIRERLAVPESRLGEALTRLCSYPGVKEGVLLSTCNRVEVYSVVDDIEAGYGRIQEFLADTHLSLSSEQLTPHLYWHTGDRAIAHMFRVAASLDSMIIGESQILGQLKDAFEVALAHKTTGVIMNKVVKKAISVAKRVRTETKISEMAVSVSYAAVELAKKIFSDLHEKTVLLVGAGEMAKLAARHLIANGVGHVRITTRTAQHAVDLAAKFGGTPVPFDQFKADMASADIVLVSTGAAHYIVGAEDVQRAVNERMNRPMFLIDISVPRNIDPSVRHVDNAFLFDIDDLKHRVEQNRSERVKEAEKAESMVLEEVTTMLDWMKSLEVTPTIVALRSRVEDIKRVELEKALGRLGHLSPQDRELVEGLASSIVNKLIHRTMVTLKTEVNSSNGPAFVEAARRFFHLDRPTSSIPQTENYTEPPRCLTESPAELEAEDPARETTIHKRAR, from the coding sequence ATGCATCTGATCGTCGTTGGGTTGAGCCACAAGACGGCCCCGGTCGAGATCCGGGAGCGACTGGCTGTTCCAGAAAGTCGTCTCGGCGAAGCCCTCACCAGACTCTGTTCGTATCCCGGGGTAAAAGAGGGCGTCCTGCTTTCGACCTGCAATCGGGTGGAGGTCTATTCGGTTGTCGACGACATCGAAGCCGGATATGGGCGCATCCAAGAGTTTCTTGCCGACACGCATCTCTCGCTTTCTTCCGAACAACTGACGCCCCATCTGTACTGGCATACCGGAGACCGGGCGATCGCCCATATGTTCAGGGTGGCCGCCAGTCTCGACTCGATGATTATCGGAGAGTCGCAAATCCTGGGACAACTCAAGGATGCATTTGAAGTCGCGCTGGCGCACAAGACGACCGGCGTGATCATGAATAAGGTCGTCAAGAAGGCCATCTCGGTCGCCAAGCGTGTGCGGACCGAGACCAAGATTTCTGAAATGGCGGTTTCAGTCAGCTATGCGGCGGTCGAGTTGGCGAAGAAAATTTTCTCCGATCTTCACGAGAAGACGGTGTTGCTGGTCGGCGCGGGTGAAATGGCCAAGTTGGCGGCTCGGCATTTGATCGCGAATGGAGTGGGCCACGTACGCATCACGACGAGGACCGCGCAACATGCCGTCGATCTCGCCGCCAAATTCGGCGGGACGCCGGTTCCGTTCGATCAGTTCAAGGCCGACATGGCTTCGGCCGACATCGTCTTGGTCTCAACCGGCGCGGCGCACTATATTGTCGGCGCCGAGGACGTGCAACGGGCGGTCAACGAACGAATGAACCGCCCCATGTTTCTGATCGATATTTCCGTCCCTCGGAACATCGATCCGTCCGTCCGCCACGTCGACAACGCGTTTCTCTTCGACATTGACGACCTGAAACATCGAGTCGAACAGAACCGATCCGAGCGGGTCAAGGAGGCCGAAAAGGCCGAGAGCATGGTGCTCGAAGAAGTGACCACCATGCTTGACTGGATGAAATCCTTGGAGGTCACGCCGACGATCGTCGCCCTCCGGAGCCGGGTTGAGGACATCAAGCGGGTGGAACTAGAAAAGGCGCTGGGCCGATTGGGGCATCTCTCACCGCAAGACCGCGAACTGGTCGAAGGTCTGGCCTCGTCGATCGTGAATAAATTGATCCATCGCACGATGGTGACGCTCAAGACCGAAGTCAATTCTTCGAACGGGCCCGCATTCGTGGAGGCCGCGCGCCGATTTTTTCACCTCGACAGGCCTACCTCTTCCATCCCGCAAACCGAAAACTATACGGAGCCGCCGCGTTGCCTCACCGAAAGTCCAGCGGAATTGGAAGCTGAGGATCCGGCTCGGGAAACGACCATTCACAAGCGAGCCCGCTGA
- the hemC gene encoding hydroxymethylbilane synthase, producing MSTENGQRSTLVLGTRGSKLALCQSEWFQSKIQEVAPEIRVMLRKIQTSGDKIVDVPLAKIGGKGLFVKEIEDALLTGEIDFAVHSMKDVPAQLPDGLEILCVPPREDARDALISREGHSFSTLPLGATVGTASLRRQAQLLHARPDLKITMLRGNLDTRLRKLKEGQFDAIVLAAAGLHRLAWSQSITEYLPPILSLPAIGQGALGIEGRTNDQFVRSILLRLNDEPTHTTVTAERAFLHRLEGGCQVPIAAHAILSGERLVLDGLVASVDGKTIIREQIEGVRQQAHALGVRLAERLLTRGGDKILREIYGSA from the coding sequence GTGTCGACGGAGAACGGTCAACGCTCAACCCTGGTGCTTGGAACGCGCGGGAGCAAGTTGGCGCTATGTCAAAGCGAATGGTTTCAATCCAAAATTCAGGAGGTCGCGCCGGAAATCCGTGTCATGCTGCGAAAGATTCAGACGTCCGGTGACAAGATCGTCGACGTGCCATTGGCGAAAATCGGGGGGAAGGGCCTGTTCGTCAAAGAAATCGAAGATGCGTTGCTCACCGGTGAAATCGATTTTGCCGTTCACAGCATGAAAGACGTTCCCGCGCAGCTGCCCGACGGGCTCGAGATTCTCTGCGTCCCTCCACGCGAAGATGCGCGCGATGCCTTGATCAGCCGGGAAGGGCACTCATTCAGTACTCTTCCCTTGGGGGCGACGGTCGGAACGGCCAGTCTCCGACGCCAGGCCCAGTTGTTACACGCCAGGCCGGATCTGAAGATTACGATGCTGCGCGGCAACCTGGATACACGGCTGAGAAAACTCAAAGAGGGACAGTTCGACGCCATCGTGTTGGCGGCCGCGGGTCTGCATCGGTTGGCGTGGTCTCAGAGTATCACGGAATATCTTCCACCCATCCTCAGTTTGCCGGCGATCGGACAAGGAGCGCTGGGGATCGAAGGTCGGACCAATGATCAATTCGTTCGTTCCATTTTGTTGCGACTCAATGATGAGCCCACCCATACGACCGTGACGGCCGAGCGCGCCTTTCTGCATCGTCTGGAGGGGGGCTGTCAGGTGCCGATCGCCGCGCATGCCATATTGTCCGGTGAACGACTGGTATTGGATGGACTGGTCGCCAGTGTCGACGGCAAGACCATCATTCGCGAACAAATCGAAGGCGTGCGCCAGCAGGCGCATGCTCTGGGCGTGCGCTTGGCCGAACGACTGTTGACGCGGGGGGGAGACAAGATCCTCCGTGAAATTTACGGGTCGGCGTGA
- a CDS encoding rRNA (cytidine-2'-O-)-methyltransferase, producing MTSDAQPQQSGTLYVVAVPIGHPDDVTVRALQVLEKVDVIASEDPKATQRFLTHHAIQTTVTSYGPSNLKEKVGVLLQRLQGGMDIALVSDCGSPIIADPGHLLVAAAHAHRIPVVPVPGPSVIVAALTIAGFPCDAFHFLGHLPRTPSRIRPWLTDSLKRKVPTVAFGTVASVAHALATLSAIAPRHLVIVACDLTTPDELIIRGTARQVHRELRRISGRDITLVLAGIGGRKPNDRGLS from the coding sequence ATGACTTCGGATGCTCAGCCGCAACAGAGCGGCACCCTCTATGTCGTGGCCGTCCCCATCGGACATCCCGATGATGTGACCGTGCGTGCCCTGCAGGTACTTGAGAAAGTAGACGTGATCGCCTCTGAAGATCCGAAAGCAACACAACGATTCCTCACGCATCATGCTATTCAGACCACGGTGACCAGCTACGGACCCAGCAATCTCAAAGAAAAAGTTGGGGTGCTTCTGCAACGATTACAAGGCGGTATGGATATTGCGCTTGTCTCGGATTGTGGATCTCCCATCATTGCTGACCCTGGGCATCTCCTTGTGGCGGCGGCTCATGCACATCGAATCCCTGTGGTCCCCGTCCCCGGTCCTTCCGTCATTGTTGCGGCACTCACGATCGCAGGCTTCCCCTGCGACGCGTTTCATTTTCTCGGGCATCTTCCAAGGACCCCCTCACGTATTCGCCCATGGCTGACCGATTCCTTGAAGAGAAAGGTTCCAACGGTCGCGTTCGGTACCGTGGCATCGGTCGCACATGCCCTGGCGACACTGAGCGCCATCGCTCCTCGACACCTGGTGATTGTCGCATGCGACTTGACGACACCGGATGAGCTCATCATTCGCGGCACGGCGCGTCAGGTTCATCGGGAGTTGCGCCGGATCAGCGGGAGAGATATCACGCTTGTGCTTGCCGGAATCGGCGGGAGAAAACCGAATGACCGAGGCCTGTCGTGA
- the cobA gene encoding uroporphyrinogen-III C-methyltransferase, which translates to MQRTKGKVYLVGAGPGDPGLLTLRGKECLELADVVLYDYLANPALLAHVQDHAERVYVGRRGRGKYPEQESINRLLVERARAGNVVVRLKGGDPFVFGRGGEEAEALASAGVEFEVVPGVTAAVAVPAYAGIPVTHRTLASTLTIVTGHEDPEKPSTALEWPRLATSQGTLVFLMGMKNLPGIVTNLMAEGRPASTPVAIIRWGTRAVQHTLVGTLADITEKAESAHMEPPTVIVVGEVVRLRTQLNWFEQRPLFGKRVLMTRAKEQAVDLAVRLARYGAEPVEAPTITIAHPAEWTAVDRAISEIGTYDWVIFTSVNGVDRFMTRLLAQGLDSRCLAGRRLCCIGPRTAQELERFGLRADVVPADYQAEGVLEVLKQEDLSRVRVLIPRAEVARELLPDELRHCGARVDVVSVYRTLVPAQDAEGWRQELMDRRIHIVTFTSSSTVRNFVAMLGGIEPVQPLLRSVAIACIGPITAKTVEEYGLTVSIMPRENTIPALVDAIAHHYGSREEAPMGALQQ; encoded by the coding sequence ATGCAGCGAACCAAAGGCAAGGTGTATTTGGTCGGCGCCGGTCCCGGAGATCCGGGACTTCTGACGCTTCGTGGAAAAGAGTGTCTCGAACTGGCCGACGTGGTTCTGTACGATTATCTTGCGAACCCCGCGCTGCTGGCGCACGTCCAGGATCACGCCGAACGAGTGTATGTCGGCCGGCGCGGCAGAGGGAAATATCCGGAACAAGAATCCATCAATCGCCTTCTCGTTGAACGCGCACGGGCCGGGAACGTGGTCGTGCGATTGAAAGGAGGAGATCCGTTTGTCTTCGGACGGGGAGGGGAAGAAGCGGAAGCTCTGGCGTCAGCGGGAGTTGAATTTGAAGTCGTCCCAGGAGTCACCGCCGCAGTCGCGGTGCCTGCCTATGCCGGTATTCCCGTCACGCACCGAACCTTGGCCTCCACGCTGACGATCGTCACCGGGCACGAAGATCCCGAGAAACCGTCGACGGCTTTGGAATGGCCGCGGCTTGCGACGAGCCAGGGCACACTCGTCTTTCTGATGGGCATGAAAAATCTTCCTGGGATTGTGACCAATTTGATGGCGGAAGGGCGGCCGGCATCCACCCCCGTCGCGATCATTCGCTGGGGAACGAGGGCTGTACAGCACACGCTCGTCGGCACGTTGGCCGACATCACCGAAAAAGCCGAGTCGGCACACATGGAACCACCGACCGTCATCGTGGTAGGTGAAGTGGTCCGGCTGAGGACGCAGCTGAACTGGTTTGAGCAGCGGCCGCTGTTCGGAAAACGAGTCTTGATGACGCGGGCAAAGGAACAGGCCGTTGACTTAGCCGTCCGATTGGCCAGATATGGCGCAGAACCGGTCGAAGCCCCGACCATCACGATTGCCCACCCGGCGGAATGGACTGCGGTCGATCGCGCCATTTCCGAGATCGGCACGTACGATTGGGTGATTTTCACCAGTGTGAACGGAGTGGACCGGTTCATGACTCGGCTGTTGGCCCAAGGGCTGGACTCACGCTGTCTGGCCGGCCGCCGGCTCTGCTGTATCGGACCCCGCACGGCTCAAGAACTGGAGCGGTTCGGTCTCAGAGCTGATGTGGTTCCGGCGGACTATCAGGCAGAAGGCGTACTGGAAGTCCTGAAGCAGGAAGACCTGTCGCGGGTCCGTGTTCTGATTCCTCGTGCGGAGGTGGCCCGAGAACTCTTGCCGGACGAGCTTCGTCACTGTGGCGCTCGCGTCGATGTCGTTTCCGTGTATCGAACGCTGGTCCCCGCTCAGGATGCAGAAGGATGGCGCCAAGAGCTCATGGATCGGCGGATCCATATTGTCACGTTCACGAGCTCTTCCACGGTGCGCAATTTTGTCGCCATGCTGGGCGGTATCGAACCCGTCCAACCGCTCTTGCGATCCGTCGCGATCGCATGTATCGGACCCATCACGGCCAAGACAGTGGAAGAATATGGTTTGACGGTCTCGATCATGCCGAGAGAGAATACGATTCCGGCTCTGGTGGACGCGATCGCCCACCATTACGGTAGCCGCGAGGAAGCCCCCATGGGAGCGCTGCAGCAGTAA
- a CDS encoding bifunctional riboflavin kinase/FAD synthetase: protein MKVTRGYSGETVRPYPVGTIGNFDGHHIGHHTLLKQVVDSARRAQGTAVVLTFDPHPAKILAPHVDLRFLTDKEEKLARFERAGIDEVVFLEFTQTFAALSPEEFAERILSKGLGLKEIFVGQHFAFGHKRAGNISDLIALGERLDFLVHPMPPVTIDGGVVSSTRIRQLVIKGQVDQAAVLLGRQYALSGVVLPGEGRGRTLGWPTANLRLPPERVAPADGIYASITIIDQERHDSVAYIGTRPTFDGGERLLEVSILDGTHELYGRSLTVEFIGRIRGDVRFDGEDALSRQIASDTESARSMLRQHHQTIGGR, encoded by the coding sequence ATGAAAGTCACCCGTGGATATTCGGGCGAGACGGTGCGGCCGTATCCCGTGGGAACCATCGGGAACTTCGACGGACATCACATCGGCCATCATACTCTCTTGAAACAAGTGGTCGATTCGGCGCGCCGAGCCCAGGGCACGGCGGTTGTGCTGACCTTCGATCCTCACCCGGCGAAAATCCTGGCTCCTCATGTTGACCTACGGTTTTTGACTGATAAGGAGGAGAAGCTCGCTCGTTTTGAACGAGCAGGAATCGATGAAGTGGTCTTCCTGGAGTTCACCCAAACATTTGCCGCACTTTCTCCGGAAGAGTTTGCTGAACGGATTCTATCCAAGGGGCTTGGATTGAAGGAGATCTTCGTCGGACAACACTTTGCCTTCGGACACAAGCGAGCGGGAAACATCAGCGATTTGATCGCGCTCGGCGAACGGCTTGATTTCCTCGTCCACCCCATGCCTCCTGTGACCATCGATGGAGGAGTCGTCAGCTCGACAAGAATCAGACAGCTCGTTATTAAAGGACAGGTCGATCAAGCCGCTGTTTTGCTTGGCCGCCAATATGCGCTCAGCGGTGTCGTATTACCCGGCGAAGGGAGGGGGCGGACGCTGGGATGGCCAACGGCGAACCTTCGACTGCCTCCGGAGCGCGTGGCTCCTGCCGACGGAATCTATGCCTCCATCACGATCATCGATCAGGAGCGGCACGATTCGGTCGCGTATATTGGGACAAGACCGACCTTTGATGGAGGAGAGCGTCTATTGGAAGTATCGATCCTAGACGGAACGCATGAGTTGTATGGACGATCGCTCACTGTTGAGTTCATCGGGCGTATTCGAGGTGACGTTCGATTCGACGGAGAAGACGCTCTGAGCCGGCAGATTGCGTCCGACACGGAGTCAGCAAGGAGCATGCTGCGTCAACATCATCAAACCATCGGAGGTCGATGA
- a CDS encoding CBS domain-containing protein yields MVPVKSFMIPREKFVTVPRDTDTQTAARIMRDRGIGSLFVTNDREIIGIITDTDMMRRVVAAGADATKTTVEQIMSAPIMTIEESKTLLDANDLMAQSHLRHLGVSRDGKLVGIISVRDLVVFLTNLPRK; encoded by the coding sequence ATGGTTCCTGTAAAATCCTTTATGATTCCGCGAGAAAAGTTTGTGACGGTGCCCCGTGATACGGACACACAGACGGCCGCCCGCATCATGCGCGACCGCGGGATCGGCAGTTTGTTCGTGACCAACGATCGCGAGATTATCGGAATCATAACGGATACGGACATGATGCGCCGGGTGGTTGCGGCCGGAGCGGATGCCACCAAGACGACGGTCGAGCAAATCATGTCGGCGCCGATCATGACCATTGAAGAGAGCAAGACGCTGCTCGACGCCAACGATTTGATGGCACAATCCCATCTCCGCCATCTCGGCGTCTCGCGCGACGGGAAGCTGGTCGGGATCATTTCTGTTCGCGATCTCGTCGTCTTTTTGACGAACCTCCCGCGAAAGTAA
- a CDS encoding sulfurtransferase TusA family protein, which produces MTEHQPPSESSDIELDLRGVVCPYNFVKTKLKLETLKEGQVLSVLLDDGDPIRNVPRSVENEGHTVLSKERVDQAYRVLIRRAEND; this is translated from the coding sequence ATGACTGAGCATCAGCCTCCGTCCGAGAGCTCCGACATTGAATTGGATCTTCGCGGGGTCGTTTGTCCCTATAATTTTGTGAAGACAAAGCTGAAACTCGAGACCTTGAAGGAAGGGCAGGTGCTGTCGGTCCTTCTCGATGATGGAGACCCTATCCGCAACGTGCCTCGGAGCGTCGAGAATGAAGGCCATACCGTGTTATCGAAGGAACGGGTCGACCAGGCATATCGGGTTTTGATCCGTCGAGCAGAAAACGACTGA